DNA from Rhipicephalus sanguineus isolate Rsan-2018 chromosome 11, BIME_Rsan_1.4, whole genome shotgun sequence:
cgacgcaagtgcccagacgagctcttatacgctgaagcggcgtgaacgggtactttttcgcactttaaagcctcagaactgcagattgccctgtttacttggtacagcccgcgcgcgccttggcagccccggtcagcccggcatctgggtgcgagagtatccgctcggctcgccagcagcctgggtgcgagacaggcgtgctctggtgtatagtctGGTGGCAACCTCCTCTGCCCGCTGTATGACCTGGAGCTGAATACAGGAGATCTTAATGGTAGTGTGAACTGGCCTGCAAGAACtggtgtcagtacctctttaaaacAGTACACTTAACaacccctataccttccttgacttcattgcctgctggttttcattaaaggggccctgtaacactttttcagcgtggtcagagaacgctaccgatcggtagtcgaggctcctgagaacacgcgagccaaacaataTAGCGCAGCACTCGGCCTGGAATTTAGAAATAATTCTCTAAGTCTGCTAGAAAccgctccctcttctttctacaaatgatgccatatacccagtATCACTTTTAAGTTTCCCGCCGAAACCTCCGATGCTGTTCATACTGGCCGTTAGTTCGTGGATGTGTGCCAAGCAGCTTGTAGCATAGCCATCGATGCCTAGTGATAGTCAATCGAAAAGCAATCAATAGCTAATATATAATCtatcaataaccaataaattctagaaaaATGCTTGGATGTGCTTAGCATCTTCCAAACACATGACCAAAGCCTAGTGATAGTCAATCGATACCCAATCACTAGCTAATCGATAACCGATCAATAAACAATAAATTCTATAAAATGTTTGGATGTGCTTAGGATGGCCCAAATACAGGGCTAAAGCCTAGTGACAGCTAATCGATAACCAGTCAGTAATCGATCAATAACTATTAAATTCTAGAAAATGCATGGATGACCTTAGCCTGACCCAAATGCGTGACGGATACGTTGTGATAACCAATCGATAGCCAATGAATAATTGACCAATAACTCCTAAATTCTAGAACATGCTTGGTCGTGCTTACCCTTGTCATGTATATTCTCGTATAGCAAGAgacgggaaagagaagtgatggcgtggaggagggaaaggaggagggcaggtCGACTGATTTCACACTCTGCGCACCAATAGCGCgtagctgcctttttttttgtatcgtgaaagagtaatttactaatacaagaaaaacgTTTTTCTCTTTGGGGTGCCTTTGAGTCATAAATACGGAGATCCAATCTCTTCTGATCAATTCTTTCGtcgcacttcgtcgtcgtccttcGTGCAGGTTCGGCGACACGGTGCAGGGCAACTTCGTGGACTCGTACCGGAACCTGACGTACAAGCACGTGATGGCGCTGCGGTGGGCCTCGACGCGGTGCGCTTCGGTCGCCAGGGTGCTCAAGATGGACGACGACATCTTCGTGCATATCTTCCAGCTGGCCGCCATATTGGACAAGGCCTCGGCGACGCCGTTGAAGCGCAAGGTCGTCCTCTGCTACGTCCAGAAACAGATGCCCATCTCTAGAAGCGAGGGTGAGATGGTTCACGGAGTGTCGTGGATGGGTTTACGTGTCCAACAGTCAGCGTTCTTCAATCGTACTAGTTGCGAAACTCCATACCTATAGACCTGGACATACCCATGGATGATTTGGAGGGGGATTGCAAACCGATGCGCCATCAGGGTAGGGGAGCCATTCTGGAACTGTCTATCTAGTGGTCCACCACGGCCTAATGTCATCAGAGCGCGTTCAGTTGCCGCAAAAAGCTGCACGCCATGACGTGATCGCGCAGGTGCGTTAAATGGTAGGCCTCGTTAAAGCCACTTCGAGGGCTAACGCGATCGCAGACTCGGAGTTAATGGACGGCATCCGAGCTTCGCGCGGCCGAAAGCGGGATCTCAGGAGGTTGTGTACGccgcattgaagcgcattcctgCTCCTTTCAGTTGCGTCGAGATTTGTGGAAGCTCCATCACGTCATATgcaatcttcgacaaatcgcccggtgcgcaccggggcaccaaggcgctacgatgattggacgaaacggtgcaccggggcgccccagtgcgcaccggtgcgatttcatgaagatgccaATAGTGCCGTTCCTGAAGAAGAACCGGAACAGGGGGCGGGCTGCTCGTCAAGCTccggccaatcagcggcggccgaaatggacagtccactaaATGGACTGTCCACTAGTAGACTGTTCGAGAATAGCTCCTTTGGAGGCGATGACGAAAAACAAACCTCATGGCCACGCTTGCTGCAGTTACTACGCGATTTACCACCGCAAGAATTACGAGAAGTGCTTTCAAGAAAGGTTGATTGGTTCTATATATGCAGTATCATCTGCAAAATGTAAGCCGCAAGCGTAAAAACGTTGCTCGCTCCAGTGCGTCGTCGCTTGCAAGGTCTGCACATCGGAATACCAAAAAATGTCATTTATTAACCTGTTTTCTAGCTTACAGATGGGGCCACAATCAGACCGTGATATCGACCAATGACGTGTTTGGGTTTTGATCCGCAACTCGTGTGAGTGCTACCGGCAAGACAGcgtcgaagtaaaaaaaaacgatgcaggctTAGATTTGCTGTTAGCAACAATTTAAGTTGGCGGCTGCGCAGAAGGCTTGATAGCTGTGCGGGAAAGTCGCATGCAAGTCCCTTgtgggccccggcactaaaactttcTATTGACTATTGGGACACGCAACACTTTATGTCCCCATTCGCTGATCTGAAATCTGATACCTTCTAGGCAGCAAATGGAAAGTCACGGAGAGCGAGTACCCGGGTTCCTTCTTCGAAGACTACTGTTCCGGCTGGGCCTACCTAGCTGACATGGACGCCGTCCGAGCCATGGTGACCGAGGCGCAGTACCGGCCCTACTTCTGGGTAGACGACGTCCACGTCACCGGCACCCTGGCCCGCATGGGCGGCGTCTCTTTGTCCAGGATCAACCACAAGTACACGACCGAGGCGGACTCCCTGGCGCTGTGGGCCAAGCCCGGAGACCCCAGGGACTCCGGCGGGTTCCTGGACTGGGGCTACGCCTTCGGACCGACGTGGGGCGACGTCACACTCGTCGCGAGGGCGCACCGCAAGGCCCTCTGGTGCCGGAGGCGCGCCTGCAAGTGCTGCTTCAAGGCTGTTAACGCGAACGCCGGCAGCGCCCCCAATGGCAGTGCAGCCAAGAACGGTGTGATCGGCAAGGCCGTCGTGCATTCCTTGTCAGTGTTCTAGTCATTCCTGTTTACTTTTGTTAAAACAACGTGCGTGTTGTGTTTTGTTATTGCGACACAGActttatgtgtatatgtgtattagatgtgcaccgttaggccggtgttgtgtatgaagtgaagcagcGTCCTGTGAGATCTGTTACCATGTATCCAGTGGTCATAACTGGTCGTGTCACTGTAGCGCGACTGGTATGGCGTCGAACATGATGTTATTCGGACTATGTTCGTTAACACAGTTGTTCTTGTGATGGAAGAGTGCTGGTCTTGAAACTTACCGTCTTCAGCGTCATGCATCAAGCGCTTCAGACATGCTTTACTGGTTGGATGAAGGATGTGAAAGTGAATAGCCCAGGCGACCTCCTTTGATCAACCATGAGAATGTCTGCAGCGTCACATGTTTGAACATCTTTTGTGATCATTGTTTGTTGTTCAGGGCTGCGGTGCAAAACTGTTGAAGTAGCTTTCGCACAAACTTTCATAACCTCTTTTGTGCCTTCGTAAGAACCCACCGTTATAATACCGCCACATCGTTTGGGTTGTGGTGCGCGTTCCGTTATTTGGTCACCGAGAACGGACACCATGACAGaactctttgttgttgttgttttatgtttttctttccttGGGGTGTAACGCTGGCGTACACGACGAGTGAGACAGACTATGCGCAGGTTCGGGACAGCACGGCTCGTACATCTCCGACACTAAACTATCGCTACCTGCTGGACAGGACTTTAACCGCGGCATGTGTTCTTTGCAGCACCCGCGGGAAGACTCATCGAGTCCTGAGACTTTCTTAAGCGAGGTCATCCCTCAACATGGCAACGTGACTTGCATCCTGTATTTTCTAGTAAGCACGGTCACCGTCTGCACACCAGTGATAAAGATGAACGTTTTGTTGACTGTGCGGGCTTTATTTTGTGAACTGTGTTTTGCGCCAAAAGCTTTCGCTCCTCTTTGCGAAAACTTACCAGCCAGTGTtcgacttggtcgcgcgaccgatgatagtcgcaggtgtgaatgatcGAGCCTTGGAGgtaccgacaactggccagaacttgtgattagaGCCTGGTGGAAActaaaagaccgtgaattattgGGACAGattcaagcattcttttcgcgaTTTGAGTAGGATTATAAATTAAAATTGCGTTTAtaagtcgcaaaaaaaaaaaaacggtgtgtCGCGCAGCCTTGCGGGAAAACCTCGATGCtgaccataattagtgctcaagaTTAGAGTACGTACGTTATCATCCATCCCAGCTCTAATTTGTGCTGTTTACGAGGTAAAAGCAGTTGACGCTGAGAAGCAGCGCTGCTTTCGCGGCAACTAGTGGTACATGTTGCGCAGCGGCACGTGCGCGCACTGAGTCGACGCAGCCTTAGCAAACCGAAGCAAacaaacacgaaccgctgtcgcgctcacctcccactgtttgcagggTGTGTTGCGTTTGCGAAACATTTGAAGATAAAGGTTTCACGGCGTGGTCCTTGTTAGCATGCCGTGATTAAACACTCTggccggtaagctttccgttgctcTGAACGAAACAGGTACCTTATAAATTTGGATTTCGGTCCCTTTAAAACTTTTCATCCTACCCTTTCGGAGACTGACGAAACGGAGCTGTCACAGTTACGCGCATGCGCATTCCTCCTGATCTCCTCTCTAGCGACGCAAACGCGTTCCGCGGATGTTGTAACTCTGTCACGTGGCGATATCGTTTGCTTCGCGTGTAAGAGCCGTGAAAGCCGCCGTCTGCAACAAAGCGTTGATTTACGTTTTGCGGCGCGAGCCCGGACGCGTCAAGGTGTGCCGTTCTATTTCTAAACCACACGGGCGCGCGCGCGTGGTCTCGACTCTCCGGCCCTCCGAAGGCGTTAAAGACCTCCCAGCTGCCGCGGCGCTCAGTGCTGCGGTATGCGTTGCATACCATCCCTatctttgtttgcttgcttgtctTGTATTCTGGTTGTTTCTGTATTGTACCTAACCGTAGTCACGCGACATGCTACTGCAAGCCCGGAAGAAGACGACGTCGTGCCGCCGTCGGCTTCACGCGTTCCACCGCTGGAAGACTGCCAACCAGACAGACTCGGCCGCTGGATGCCTTGCCTGCTTGAAGCATCGGCTACACTCATCTTGGAAACAGCCAGGAACAAACCAAACAGAAACGAAAGGTCTCGTTAGAGCCGCGGTTCTGAGGGTCTCCGACAGCCGGCTTTAGTACCTCTCACACCCCGAGCCCAGCGCCCCCTCGCGGCGTTGAAAAAATAGCGGTGCTTCCATGCGCGACCTGCCGAGAGGGACAGAAGGAAGGGTTTCTTAGCGTTCTAACTCAACCGCAGGACCAAGGGTTTAGACCCGCGGAGGCCCTGACGTCAACGACGttagcgacgtttttttttttttttttccagcagcATCTCAAGACGTTGCGTCCTCCTCTCCCCAGGTCTTCCACTCGCTTTCGCGGTGTGAAGTCGCGGTTTCTTTTTTTGATCCGGTAGAGGGAGGCGGCCGGGGCCTGCGGAGGAGAGTCTAGTGCGACTCTACGGCGCATTGCAAGATCGCGAAAACCGCTGTCGCACGGTTGTTGGAAGCAAGAGTGATACACGGATACGAATGCGGACGCGGATCTTATTTCTCAGGTCAGTCTGGAAGATTGAGCAtgtgcgcgcgcgcatgcgcaggattGACAAAAAGAGTGCTAGCTGCGCGACGCTCTGATATAACCCTGCAGGAATGCTCAGTTTGCCCGAGAgagcgcgcgtttgtgtgtgtgcgtgtaaagTCCCTTATACAGGGACCTTATGTGCGTGCGTTTAAGTATGTAGTTGGGTGCGGTGAGTCGTCGCTGACAACGACTGCGTCACGCTGCGGTTGAGAGGCGGTGACGATGAcgtgtctctttcttttcctttttttaattctAAATTTGTCGTGGTGCTCAGTTGGAAGTGTTTGTTTGCGCCGCGTCACGTCGCGTTGTGACTTCTCCCCTGTGGATCCCAACTATAGTCTTAACAGTCAGTGTGTGAGTGTGTTGTGCAACTACTTCGAAAGGTAAGTTGCTATTAATTATATCTCCATGGGGTTTTAAGTGGaaaaaccacgacataattatgaggcgcgccgtagtggaaggctcgggGACTGCGAccgtctcgtgttctttaacgtgcgctgacatggcacagtacgcGGGCCCATAGCGTatcgcttccaccgaaatgcgaccgccgctgccgagatcgaacccgcgactatcgggtcagcagccgagcacgatTCGGTAAAGGGTTGACGGGAAGGCCACTGCGGGGCGTCAAGTTACCGGCTTGCGCTGTCTTCTTGCGTCAGCTTGTGGGCCAGTGCTGTTGTCAACAGCTTACATGAATGCGTTGTGATCGGTATTGATAACCTGACCACTATCAGAACTGCGTCAACGGTAAGTCGTTGTTTACGTCCTTCTTGACCACatgtcgtccgccgcggtggtaccgtgcttacggtgatcggctgctgagccgaaagtcacgggttcgatcgcggccgcggcggtcgcattcatatggagacgaaatgctagtgTTCCgtatgctgtgcgatgtcagtgcacgttaaacaacactaGATGgtttaaatttccggagccctccactatggcatgccgTGCCTCATTAATCATatgttggttttgggacgtaaaaccccagatattccaTGTCGGCCTTGCAGAAACGGAAGTAACGTGATGCGTACTGTTTCAGAAGCAGGAACTCTACAAAATGAGATAAGGCGGTGAACGTTGATAACTTTTACGGACCTACAGTCGCGATGAGGAGTTCAATTTTTGCTGCGCAAATGCTTTAGTCCGCATAACGAGAAGTCTTAATGCTGCAGGAAAGCTGAAGCGCTTGTTGCAAGTGAAGTGTCATTAGTTAGGTTATAGCCAACGTTTTCCGGAGCCTTTCAAACGGGCGTCTCCCGttgcattgaaggactctggttagGCTTAGGTCCCAGTTGACAGGTGCAGGCTGCcagtatgcataggcgtgcgcagggttccccatcaggggggggggggggggcaaagcatcgcagcgcccccccaccctcctaagtcaatgtatggggcagattttgcgccccccccgtcttaggtgactagaagggtcaatgtacggcgcagattttgcgcccccctcttaggtgattagggggggggggctgccgcctcacttccccccccccctgccccctctgtgcacacgcctatgccagTATGTGTACATGACGCTATTAGCCGGGTATTCTGCTGCCGTGAGATGTCAACTTGCAGTGGACAAATCGATTGTGCGATTATGGTTGTTTAGTAGCTGTGATGATTGCGTAAGTCGGGGGGTAACTTTTGCCGCGTCGCTACTGCTATAGAGCTATAGTTTCGACATTGACGTGTCGTTCTACCAGTGGCGTCATCGTGATGTGtatggtgacgtcacgtccgGAAGTTCCTCTGCTGCGTTGCTTAGGGTTAGGAAACGCGCACCTGCGCGGCCAGCACAGGGACTGCGGGGTGACTTCGCGGCTGATGGCGAGCGACTAAGACGCGATAAAGACAAACCTGGACGCTGTTGGGGTCGATCGCTCCAGCTGTTCGAGCCGTACCCGGCCAAAGGTAGATGGCTGCTCCCTGCAAGAAGTGAAAAATTCTCGTTTCTTTAGCCGTCGCATTTCAAGCCTTTCCATATTTTACGCAAGTTATATTACTAAGGAAGAAGCCTCATGGGTAAAGAAATCTGGCATGTGGAGGTGTCCGGGACACGAATATGGGGCCAGGAATCACGTCACCAAGTCATGTCGTCATCAATGTCGCCGTGTTATGACGTCATTCGGTGATGCCATGCTGTGATGTCATCGGaggacatcgtcacttggtcaatgTCGGCGGTTCTCGGAGCTAGTGCAATACCGGGTGAGGCGCGGGAAGCTTTAAAAGCGGCTGTTGTGGATGACAACGCAATCAACTGAGAGCGTCAGAGTAAATTAAAGAGTACCCCGTGAGTGTATAGGCTTTCGCCTGCGCTTGCCTTAGCGTTAGCTAAAGGAAATATGAAATTTTCTTTAACCACGTGCCTTATGCTATTTCAGTCTCTGAGCGCACGGGCAGTAGTATTAGTCATCCTCGGCAAGTTGTTCGTCTATATGTGCGGAGCACAAagacattttagagcgcagctcttagacgcccgttcctgcgttgagcggcgtcgccgtcgccgtcggtggcgtaaccgatagacatgaaaaaaataaaatgattaCAAAATACCCAAGATAGAATGaaatttgaacccgggacctctgcgCGACAgtggagtattctaccacaagCTACGTTGGTGCTCGaaacatttgcaaaaagaccctatacaggcgtcatgtcgggcaaggaatcgcgttaacctatgtaatatagcgtggcacaacagtaaaataacaaccagtcatcacgcaatgctaattgcgcaacgggtgtgtggtttaatgcttcccacccactgcaacaTGTGTACACATTTACCAAGGCATCACAGATTTACTTAGCattagggttgtg
Protein-coding regions in this window:
- the LOC119374232 gene encoding acetylgalactosaminyl-O-glycosyl-glycoprotein beta-1,3-N-acetylglucosaminyltransferase, yielding MPRSAFGKWKPSALLATAAILGLYYVLLKSSPGSPLRQSRLQFKPRRRSVQSCVHDPIPCPRMRYVDRPEDDASMLIDLANFTYLLDSPPCGAAGRDDDVTLLVVVHSAAAHFAERDVIRTTWGAARLSNLTLRVVFMLARRPDDPELEDKMERENRRFGDTVQGNFVDSYRNLTYKHVMALRWASTRCASVARVLKMDDDIFVHIFQLAAILDKASATPLKRKVVLCYVQKQMPISRSEGSKWKVTESEYPGSFFEDYCSGWAYLADMDAVRAMVTEAQYRPYFWVDDVHVTGTLARMGGVSLSRINHKYTTEADSLALWAKPGDPRDSGGFLDWGYAFGPTWGDVTLVARAHRKALWCRRRACKCCFKAVNANAGSAPNGSAAKNGVIGKAVVHSLSVF